GCGCCATAATGATGTTGATAAGTATGGGAGCCAATTTCCACTAAACCAGAACGAGACATTTCAGCCACTTGTCCCCAGGTAGTGAAACGCTCCCGCGCTACCATCAATCCCCCAAAATCAACGGGTTTTTCGGCTGGTGCATCAACCCAGATCCCAACCGGAGCCAAAATGGCTGGCCAGTTATAGGCTTTCAGCAGCGGAAATACACGATGGTAGAAACTGCTATAGCCATCATCGAAAGTCAGTAACACGGCCTTGGGGGGCAATGGTGTCCCTCCCTGATTGGCGGTGAGAATTTGATCGACAGTAACAGGCTGGTAGCCATTTTCCCGCAGCCATGCAAACTGATCGTTCAATGCGCTGGTACGGACTGACATAAAACGCTGATCGGCACCATCATCTTCGACATCATGGTAAGCAAGAACCACAAAACCATTTTCAGGCCAGGGGCGTTCATTCATGGGAAGAGGTCGTTGCGCTGGTGGAACGAAATCAGGTTTTTCTGCATATGCCAGCATGCCAAATTGGGAAATCAACAGGCTAATCAGCAGTGCCGATATCATCAACCAATGACGAAAAACATTGTGTATCATAAAAAATCCTTTAGAACCGATAGATTAAATCAAAAGCAGCTTGCAGATTACTTTCTCGTTTACCGTCGTAAGGACGTTTATCCAGCGTGAGCCTTACCCCTGCATCAATAACATCATTCCATTTAATACGTTGGCCATACCCCACCATTGTGATAAGGCTACTGCCATATCCCCGCTGCCAATATTGCCCAATCCCTGCCACAACTTGCTGACTCCAGACGGTTTGATAGTGCCGATACATGATGTGATCGGCTTCCAGTTCAGGCAGGAAGGTAAAGTCGTTTTTAGGATTGAAATAGGGTGTATTTTGCCGGGTATTGTGAGTTGTACTCAGTTCCAACTGTGCATCGAGCTTCAGGTAAGAGGCGGTATATAGGCGTTGAAGGCCATCAATGCCATATTCAAAACGATGGTTACCATCTGAAAAGAATACAGGGGCAAAGCGAGCACTCCATTGGCTGCGTTCGCTGTATCGCCAGCGAGTGTAAATTTGTCCGCCATTGGCGTGGATATTATTGCTTAATGCTCGCAGGGGGGTATTACGGGCGAAGCGTTCTGCGGAGCCGCCCAATCGCCATTGATCATTGAAATCATACCAGGATGAGATCCGCAATCCTATCTTGTTGCCATGACGATAATGACGTGCAGAAACCTCACTTTCCAGCCAAAGATCCCGCGAACGCCACTCTACACCGCCGCGTAAATCACGGTTCAAACCTCGGCCTTCTGAAAATTGGCTGCGATTGTAAGCACCACCAGCAAATAAGCGCCAGTTATCCTCAAAAGGAGGACTATAAAGTACAGTGTCAATGTCTGTACTGTGTTTGCCGCTTTCTGGATTATCTGAATTAATGCCTTGATTGACTTTAACTTGCAATTCTGACATATGATGCACATTGCGCAGACGGTTAAGGCGTTTTGCGGACATATCTTCTGGGGCGCGGGTAAAAACATCATCAGCCAGCAAATCCATCTGCCGCCATTCTTGCAGGGTAAGTGCGGTATAACCTTGCTGGATTTCCAACGCCAAATTGCGGTGATCGAGCCCTTCAATTTGTTTTAATTCACTTTCGGCACGACGTGGCCAACCACGATCCAGCCAGATAGCCGCCAGGTCAATTCGTAATTTCTGGTTTCCGGGGGCTGTGCGGGCTAAATGGGTAAAGCGTTTTTCTGCTTCGGGGAGATCTTCACGTAATTGTGCAGATTCCGCTAAAAACTGCTGGCCTTGTAGCCAGTCATCATTCGGAACGCGAATGGGAGAACCAAAGACATTAAGCATATAAGGATTGCGTTGCTTGATATCGGTAGCAAGTTGTTGGGCTGCATCCAGATGCTCACTTTCCACATTCGCATAAAAAAGGACGATATCATCTTCAAGGGGGATATTGGGTGATGATATTTTCCCAGACGACGAGATATTTCCATCGGGATGATTCAAAGAGGAATAGTTCAAAGAACGCAGAATATTCCGTGCTTTTTCTGGCTGGCGCAGATTCAGGTAGGCTGCTGCTGCCCATTTCTGGGCATATTTCGGCACAGGTATGCCTTGTTTTTGCAAGAGCAGGTATTCATCAATAACTTCTTGCATCCGATAGCGAGAAAGAAGGGCACCAAGCCTATCAATGCGCGCCTGTTGGTAATCTTGTTGTGCATCAGGTAGGTTGCGCCATTGATTTAGCATATGCTCGTAGCGGGAAAGTGCCCTGTCAGCAATGTCAAAGCGCTCTTTTTCACTACGATTAGGGATCATTGACAAACGAACTAATTCTGCTGTGGCGTCAGCTTTCAGCCTGCGCAGTTGCGCCGTGGTCAATTGTGTTGCGTGCTGTTGTGCCAAGTGCCATGCAGGTTCACTGATCCGATTGTTTTGTAGGCTGAACAGATAGTCTTGGGTGACTTCTTGATTGCCGGAAAACCGTTTATGCGCGGTAGAAAGCATTTGCATGGCATCCCATGTCCGACCAGCCGCTTGATCAACATAGGCCAGCAAACGGTAATTAGCGGCATCAGGTTTATCAGTCAATAAATTTTGTGCCAAACGGCGAGCTTCTGTGTCCTGTCTGGCATCGGCGAGCGTCATAATAAGGCCAGCTTTGATATCTCTGTTCTGTTTGTCCAGAGCCAGAGCTGTATGCCACATCTGGATTGCTTGTGACCATTGGCGTTGGTTGCGATAAGCCCTGGCAACAGCCGAAAGCCCTCTGGCGGGTATCGCCACTGAGCGGTAGCGTTGCCAGAGAGAAATGACTTCATCATCATATCCAGCCCAGCTTGCAACTTGTAACCAATCAGCAATTTGCGAAGAAGAAAGACGATGTTGTTTTTCTTCCTGACGAATATATTCGAGCATGGGGTGGGTATTACCATTTCTGGCTTGTTGAATTAATGCATCGTAATCTGCCAGAGCGGATTTCGTTGTTATTAAACAACTTAGTGATATAAATAACGATAACAACTTATACCGATATCTATGAAAGCCCATCGGATGGAAATAAAGATATGACACGCTATCCCCTTTTCATACTGCTTGTTGATTTTACAAATAACAGGATCAGACGGAATTTAATTTAATTTAGATTAAGATGAATTTTTACATTCTTCATTTTTGAAGAGGCAAAATAATACGTACTGCGTGAATTTATATCAATGGGAAAATTTCGTAAAACAATTACGGATATTTTGTTTTATGTTGGTACTGTATCTAATTGTAATAATAAATAAAGGTTATATTTTTGTTTTGAGTTTGCTTTAATTTGTTTTAAATCAATCGCTTGTGAACATGGCTTTCTGTTATGTAACTATATTGAAAAATAAGGGTTAATTTTGAGGTTGATTTCAATAAAAAAAACTTAGACTGAGTGTAAATATTTTTTATTACCGAATGGTGAATGTTTCTGGTTGTTGATGTTTTTATTTGAAATAAATTAGTGAAATTATATTAATTTATTTTTCAGCATAAAAATGTGGTTCATTAATCGTATTATGACCATAACTCGAAATTAAATGCTATTTTTAATACCCTGAGTGGTTGCTTAAAAAATAACGGGGATGTTATCGGGTGACGAAATAAATATCCGATCATTTTTTGTTTTTGATTACATGTAAATTTAAAACAATATTGCATGAGTGATTTACATTGATAATTATGTGGATATTATTGTCACTTGCAGATAACATTAGATAATCGCCTTCAAATTTATCAGCGGAGGTATTAGCCTAATCACTCATCACTCATCACTCATCACTCATCAATTTTCAGTTTTGTTATCAATTGATTTTATCTTTCTCATTTATAGCTAAAATATCACCAATTAAATGACAATTTCTTGAACTAAGATAAGGAAATCGTTTTTACCCGCATTAAGATCAAGAACGCCTTATATAATATTTCTCATTCTTTGGCATCATTTTTAAAAAGAAGTTTTTGAGCACCCTATGTCAAACAGCGCACTCAACCGCCGCTGGGCGGAACTTTTATTGGAAGCATTAACCCGCCACGGATTGCGTCATATCTGCATTGCTCCTGGATCTCGTTCAACAGCATTGACATTGGCTGGCGCAGGAAATCGTAAATTGATCTGTCATACCCATTTTGATGAGCGTGGATTGGGATATTTGGCTTTAGGATTGTCAAAAGCGAGCAAAGAGCCGGTTGCGGTTATTGTGACGTCTGGAACAGCCGTTGCCAATTTGTACCCTTCTTTAATTGAAGCGGGATTGACGGGAGAACGATTGGTGTTTCTCACCGCAGATAGGCCACCTGAACTAATCGATTGTGGTGCTAATCAAGCTATTCGTCAGGTAGGCATTTTTGCTTCCCATCCCGCGCAAACTTTAGCATTGCCACTGCCAACTACAGAAGTTCCCGCCAGTTGGTTGGTTTCTTCCATCGATAATGCAATGTCAAACCTGAAACAGGGTGCTCTACATATTAATTGTCCGTTTGCGGAGCCTTTGTATGGTGGTGAGATGACATTGCATCAAGACTGGTTGCAAACATTGGGAGAGTGGTGGCGAGGGAATGAACCGTGGTTGGCTCAGCCAGAAATGCATACCACAATCAAAGCCGGTGATTGGGATAGCTGGCAGAAAAAACGGGGGATTGTACTGGCAGGAAGAATGAGCGCAGAGGAGGGCAAATATGTTGCCCAATGGGCAAAAGAGATGGGATGGCCGCTTATTGGTGATGTGTTATCCCAAACCGGGCAGCCTTTGCCATATGCAGATTTATGGCTGACTCACTCTCGTACCCAGGAAATTCTGGCGCAAGGGCAATTGGTGATCCAATTTGGTGCTAGCCTGACAGGTAAGCGGTTATTGCAATGGCAGGCTAAATGTCAACCTGAGCAATATTGGATTGTCGATCCGATTGCGGGCAGGCTTGATCCTGCGAATCATAGAGGGCGCAAATTCACTTGCAGCGTGACTGATTGGTTACGGGAACATCCTGCATATTCACAAGCACCTTGGGCAGATGAATTAAATTTATGGTCAAAAAGCGCATTTAAGTGTGTTGAAACCAAGTTGACGGGAGAATTTAGCGAGGCAGCGGTTGCACATCAACTGCCTCAATTGTTGCCAGAACAGGGGCAATTGTTTGTCGGCAATAGCTTGATTGTGCGTTTGGTTGATGCTTTGGGGCAGCTTCCCGTGGGGTATCCGGTCTACAGCAACCGAGGTGCCAGTGGTATAGATGGGTTGATTGCAACCGCAGCAGGTGTTCAGAGGGCAACAAATAAACCGATACTAACGATTATAGGTGACATCTCCGCCCTCTATGATCTGAATAGTCTGGCTTTATTACGCAATCTTTCTGCTCCCATGTTATTGATCATAGTGAATAATAATGGCGGACAGATTTTTTCTCTGTTACCAACACCACAGGAAGAGCGCCAGCGTTTTTACTGTATGCCGCAAGATGTCAGTTTTGATCATGTTGCTGCTATGTTCGGCCTAAACTATGCGGCACCACAAAATTGGCCGGAATTAAAACGATGTGCCCAACAAGCATGGGATCGTAAGGAGACGACATTGGTTGAGTTAAAGGTTTCAGGTAATGAAGGAGTTATATGCCTGCAAGAATTACTGGCACAGGTGGCGGCTCTGTGAAACTAAATTGCCGAACATTTCATTCTCATAACCAAGGGATATGGTTAGTTTGGTTACATGGGTTATTAGGAACAGGCGACGATTGGTCTCCTATCGTGAGTGCTTGTGATCGATATCCTTCATTGGTTATTGATTTACCTGGGCACGGTAATTCCGTCGATGTGAATTTGACCGGTGGTTTTGCCGAGATGAGTGAATTGCTGATGGCAACTCTGGCTGAGTATCAAATTAATGATTACTGTTTGATTGGCTATTCACTGGGAGGACGAATAGCGATGTACCATGCGATTTATAACAAACAGGACGGTTTGTGTGGGTTGCTGGTGGAGGGAGGAAATCCGGGTTTGTTTTCCCAGCAGGAGCGTGATGTACGATTGCGCAATGATCAGCATTGGGCGCAGCGTTTTCGTCAAGAGCCAATGATGTCAGTCTTGGCTGATTGGTATCAACAACCGATATTTGCTGATTTAACGGCGGCACAGCGTAAGCAACTTATTCATCTGCGTGATCAAAACAAGGGAGATCGTATCGCTGATATGCTAGAAAATACTTCTTTAGGGCGACAACCTTGGTTACTTCCTGCCTTACAGCAAATACCTATTCCTTTCTCTTACTTATGTGGAGAAAATGATCATAAATTCCAGAGCATAGCGCAGCAATATAGGCTGCCATTAACAACCATTCCTCAAGTTGGGCATAATGCTCATTATGGCAATCCTGTGGCTTTTACCAGCGCAGTGAACTCTTTTTTATCATTTTTTGGTTAAGGAAACACAATAATGCGTTACCCAAGCGAAGAAAAATTGTATGCCCCTATTGAATGGCGAGATTGTTCCCACGGGTTTGAAGATATTCTCTACCATAAATCCACAGACGGTATTGCCAGAATTACGATTAATCGCCCACAGGTACGTAATGCATTCCGTCCCCTGACCGTCAAAGAGATGATTCAGGCGTTGGCTGATGCCCGTTATGATGAGGCTGTTGGTACGATTATTCTGACAGGAATGGGTGAAAAAGCTTTTTGTGCCGGAGGCGATCAAAAAATCCGTGGTGATTATGGTGGTTATAAAGATGACAGCGGAGTACACCATCTGAATGTATTAGATTTTCAGCGGCAGATCCGTACTTGTCCAAAGCCTGTTGTTGCTATGGTTGCGGGGTATGCAATTGGCGGTGGTCACGTGCTGCATTTGATGTGTGATTTGACTATCGCGGCGGATAACGCCATTTTCGGTCAAACCGGCCCTAAAGTCGGTTCTTTCGATGGCGGCTGGGGAGCATCGTATATGGCGCGGATCGTAGGACAGAAAAAAGCGCGTGAAATCTGGTTCCTGTGCCGCCAATACAATGCCAAAGAAGCATTGGATATGGGACTGGTTAACACCGTTGTGCCTTAT
The sequence above is drawn from the Xenorhabdus ishibashii genome and encodes:
- the menH gene encoding 2-succinyl-6-hydroxy-2,4-cyclohexadiene-1-carboxylate synthase — translated: MPARITGTGGGSVKLNCRTFHSHNQGIWLVWLHGLLGTGDDWSPIVSACDRYPSLVIDLPGHGNSVDVNLTGGFAEMSELLMATLAEYQINDYCLIGYSLGGRIAMYHAIYNKQDGLCGLLVEGGNPGLFSQQERDVRLRNDQHWAQRFRQEPMMSVLADWYQQPIFADLTAAQRKQLIHLRDQNKGDRIADMLENTSLGRQPWLLPALQQIPIPFSYLCGENDHKFQSIAQQYRLPLTTIPQVGHNAHYGNPVAFTSAVNSFLSFFG
- the menB gene encoding 1,4-dihydroxy-2-naphthoyl-CoA synthase, whose amino-acid sequence is MRYPSEEKLYAPIEWRDCSHGFEDILYHKSTDGIARITINRPQVRNAFRPLTVKEMIQALADARYDEAVGTIILTGMGEKAFCAGGDQKIRGDYGGYKDDSGVHHLNVLDFQRQIRTCPKPVVAMVAGYAIGGGHVLHLMCDLTIAADNAIFGQTGPKVGSFDGGWGASYMARIVGQKKAREIWFLCRQYNAKEALDMGLVNTVVPYAELEKETVRWCREMLENSPMALRCLKAALNADCDGQAGLQELAGNATMLFYMTEEGQEGRNAFNEKRHPDFSKFKRNP
- the pgaA gene encoding poly-beta-1,6 N-acetyl-D-glucosamine export porin PgaA → MSYLYFHPMGFHRYRYKLLSLFISLSCLITTKSALADYDALIQQARNGNTHPMLEYIRQEEKQHRLSSSQIADWLQVASWAGYDDEVISLWQRYRSVAIPARGLSAVARAYRNQRQWSQAIQMWHTALALDKQNRDIKAGLIMTLADARQDTEARRLAQNLLTDKPDAANYRLLAYVDQAAGRTWDAMQMLSTAHKRFSGNQEVTQDYLFSLQNNRISEPAWHLAQQHATQLTTAQLRRLKADATAELVRLSMIPNRSEKERFDIADRALSRYEHMLNQWRNLPDAQQDYQQARIDRLGALLSRYRMQEVIDEYLLLQKQGIPVPKYAQKWAAAAYLNLRQPEKARNILRSLNYSSLNHPDGNISSSGKISSPNIPLEDDIVLFYANVESEHLDAAQQLATDIKQRNPYMLNVFGSPIRVPNDDWLQGQQFLAESAQLREDLPEAEKRFTHLARTAPGNQKLRIDLAAIWLDRGWPRRAESELKQIEGLDHRNLALEIQQGYTALTLQEWRQMDLLADDVFTRAPEDMSAKRLNRLRNVHHMSELQVKVNQGINSDNPESGKHSTDIDTVLYSPPFEDNWRLFAGGAYNRSQFSEGRGLNRDLRGGVEWRSRDLWLESEVSARHYRHGNKIGLRISSWYDFNDQWRLGGSAERFARNTPLRALSNNIHANGGQIYTRWRYSERSQWSARFAPVFFSDGNHRFEYGIDGLQRLYTASYLKLDAQLELSTTHNTRQNTPYFNPKNDFTFLPELEADHIMYRHYQTVWSQQVVAGIGQYWQRGYGSSLITMVGYGQRIKWNDVIDAGVRLTLDKRPYDGKRESNLQAAFDLIYRF
- the menD gene encoding 2-succinyl-5-enolpyruvyl-6-hydroxy-3-cyclohexene-1-carboxylic-acid synthase; translated protein: MSNSALNRRWAELLLEALTRHGLRHICIAPGSRSTALTLAGAGNRKLICHTHFDERGLGYLALGLSKASKEPVAVIVTSGTAVANLYPSLIEAGLTGERLVFLTADRPPELIDCGANQAIRQVGIFASHPAQTLALPLPTTEVPASWLVSSIDNAMSNLKQGALHINCPFAEPLYGGEMTLHQDWLQTLGEWWRGNEPWLAQPEMHTTIKAGDWDSWQKKRGIVLAGRMSAEEGKYVAQWAKEMGWPLIGDVLSQTGQPLPYADLWLTHSRTQEILAQGQLVIQFGASLTGKRLLQWQAKCQPEQYWIVDPIAGRLDPANHRGRKFTCSVTDWLREHPAYSQAPWADELNLWSKSAFKCVETKLTGEFSEAAVAHQLPQLLPEQGQLFVGNSLIVRLVDALGQLPVGYPVYSNRGASGIDGLIATAAGVQRATNKPILTIIGDISALYDLNSLALLRNLSAPMLLIIVNNNGGQIFSLLPTPQEERQRFYCMPQDVSFDHVAAMFGLNYAAPQNWPELKRCAQQAWDRKETTLVELKVSGNEGVICLQELLAQVAAL